TTATTCTTGGTTGTATCTTACTTGGATTGTTAGTGCTTCATATCATCCTACACTGGAAAATGATATTGGGTATGTATCGCAGATTAATAGGCAGTCAAATGGCGAGAAAAGTGATTGCCACAGTATTTATAATCACTTGTGCATGTTTGGTAATTTTTCCTTTTTATGTGAACATAGAAGTGCGAGAACTTGGGCGAGGAGAAGGACGTCGTATATGCTGGAACCGTTAGGCGACATGTTTCTTCAGAAAAGGTTTAAAGGATTGGTATCATAAAATGAGATGGTTCAAGGATTTATATGATAGGAATGTGCGTCTTACTGATGAGCGCCTTGAACATTTTGAAAATGATCATCCAGAAATGGCTGGTCAAATTGACAAGGTTGCAGAAACGTTATCACAGCCGGAGATTGTTGTCAGATCGAAGACCGATTCAGAAGCGGAACTTTTTTATCGCCATTACCTGATGACTCCTATTGGTGAGAAATATATGTGTGTTGTCGTGAAGGTCAAGGTTGACGGTGTTTTTATACTGACGGCATATTTTACGGACGCTATCAAAAAAGGAGATGTGTTATGGGAGAAGTAATAAAAGTTTGGTATGACAAAGAAGGGGATTATCTTGAAGTTCTCTTTGAACGAAAGACAGGGTATTTCAAAGAGACAGAAAATGACGCAGTGATGGAAAAAGTAGATAATGAAGGAAATGTTATTGGATTTTCCATATTGAAAGTCAGTGCGTTAAAAAAGCAAAGACCTCTATCGATTGAACTGAAGAAACACGTCGCCTAACACAGTGCAAACGGCTCACGCCCAAACCGCAAGGTTTTGTTTGCACTTGAACGTTAGGCGAAATGACCAAGTTCGTATGTTGTTACCATTCTGAAAAGAGGAGGGGCAATTGAGCCAAAAATACGATGAAGCGAACTCGCTATATAAAACAGCTCACTCACTATCAGAACAGGGTAATCCTGAAAATGCCCTGAAACACTATCGTGCCGCTTTAGAACTTCTGAAGGATATGGGTGACAGGGATGCCCAGGCAAGGGTGCTCAACAATATGGGCCACATCCATGTTCAGCGGTGCGAATGGGATGATGCCCTGAAATGCTTTAAAGAAGCCAAGAGTATCTTTGAAGCAACTAACGATAAACTTGGTATGGCTGACCAACTGCAAAACATCGGATCTGTGCATAGGGATAAAGAAGAATATGACGCTTCACTTGGACACTACCAGGATTCTCTTTCTCTATACGAGGAGCTTTCAGAAACCTGCAGTATCGCCAACCAGATGACAAATATAGGTTATATCTATGCCATGACTAATAAACCGTTACAGGCCGTTGAATGGTTTGAGAAGGCATTACCCCTATATGAGCAGATAGGCGAGTCGAAACGGGCCTACCTTACCAGAAAAAACATTGAGAATCTGAGGTGCAGGTAAAAACCAAAAAGGGAATTTTAATGATGAAAGGTTTGGAACTTGCGGAAAGTTATTATCTGGCCTGTGGGGTTCCCATGCTCAAAGAGAAGTTTGCCCCCTATGCTGACCGGATAGCCGCCGGGCTGGTGGGTGACGGCTCTGAATGTCTTGGTTTTGATGACGAAATTTCCCAGGATCACGACTGGGGCCCCGGTTTCTGCCTGTGGTTGATAGAAGAGGATTTCCAGGCTATAGGTAATGCCCTTAATGATGCATTGTCAAAGCTTCCCCAGACCTTCGGCGGTTACGGTCCCCGACAGATGAGTGAATGGGGAACGGGCAGAGTAGGAGCTTTCGAGATATCCAGGTTTTATAGTAATTTTATCAGTGTCAACTGTATTCCCGCTGATCTTAATCAGTGGCTCTTCATCCCTGAGGATTGTCTGTCTGCCTGCACAGATGGAAAGGTTTTTCATGATCCGCTCGGTGAATTTACGCGCTGGAGAGATGCCCTGCTGGCATTCTACCCGGAAGATGTGCGGCTCAAAAAAATTGCTTCCCGCTGCATGACCATAGCCCAGTCGGGGCAGTACAATTTCAAACGGTGTGTACAGCGAAAAGAATACTTCGCCGCCCAGTACGCAGAAACCAAATTCTGTGCCGATGTGATCTCCTTAATCTTCCTTCTGAACAAAAGATACACCCCCTTCTACAAATGGATGCATCGGGCCCTCAAAGAGCTCCCTCTCCTGGGGGAGTTGATTCATGCCAGGATAACGGATATTGTCATCTCAAACGATTATGAAGAAAAAATCAGCATTGTTGAGGATATCTGTCTCCGCATTATTGATGAACTCAGAAACCAGGGACTATCGGATGCAGAAAGCAGTTTTCTCCTTGATCATGGGCCGCAGATCCAAAGTAAAATAAAAGATAAGCAGTTAAGGGAAAGAAATGTCTGGGTAGGATAAGAGGGGGGTCTTCTATGAGAAATATACTCATTATAGGTGGCAGCTATTTTGTGGGGAGGGTCTTTGTCGAAGAACTGGTGAAAAAAGCCGGTTACTCCATCTATGTTGTAAACAGAGGTAACGTACCCCTGAATATGGAAGGCATGCATGAGATCGTCTGTGATAGAAATGACGGCGATGGGTTACGCCATAAACTTCCCTCTCTTGACCGGCTTGCCATAGTTGACTTCTGTGCCTATGAACCACGAGATATTAAAAATCTAATCTCGGTCTTACCGGAAGGTTCATTTAAACAGTATATCTACATCAGCACCACGTCCATCTACAAGGATACCCTGCAATTGCCTGTTATGGAAGATAGTCCCAAGCTGACAGGACCGCAACCGGAGCTGGGACCGCAGATGGCTAATTATGCCTTTAACAAGTGGCTGGGGGAATTAGAGCTCATGAAACAATGCCGGCAACGCAAGTGTCATTACACCTGTCTCCGTCCGGCGATCATCTACGGCAAGTACAACTATGCACCGAGAGAGAGCTGGTTTTTTGACATGATCCATCAAGATAAGACCATCGTCCTGCCGGATAATGAACTTGCCCTCTTCCAGTTTGTGTCGGTCTGGGACGTGGCAAAGATCATCATTGCCTGCCTGGAAAACGAAAAGGTTTTCGATAAGGCATTTAATCTCTCTGCCGGCGATCTGGTCTCGTATCGCAGGTTTGTAGAGGTGTTAAAAGAAATTACGGGAAAAAGGATTTCCGTCAGGACTGAGAGTATCGCAACTATTGATCAGCAGCGAATTCCATTGCCCTTTCCCCTGGACAAACATCTGATTTACTCGGGGGCCTTAATCCAGCAGGTACTTGGTCTTCAGTACACCCCTTTTAAGGAAGGGATGAGACAAACGTACGAATACTATAAGCAAAAGAACGCTTAAAGCTATCAGGCAAGCGGAGAGGTGAAGGACAATCTTATATTTCTTTACGGAAAAATAATAGAGGAATCAAACCAGAGTTACTTATTAGAAGCATTTCCCATTCCACGATAAAAAAGTAGATAAAAAATAGTATTTATGGTATTAAAATTCTCGTGGTGCTAAAGTGGCGAAAAACAGGGGGGATATTCTAAATGTAAATGAAAGGAGGGTTTTAAAATGATAGGAATGGATTTCATTAGCTTTCTCATTTTATTGGTTATTAGTATTGTTGTCTCTGGGATATTACATTTCATCTTTAAGTATTACGTTATACCGGGATGGTGGTCTTATTTCTGCAAAGTCGGCATCGGATGGATCGGTGCATGGTTAGGTTCCCCGGTATTCGGTTATTGGTGGCAAGGCTTAAATTATAAGCAAGTATATATTGTCCCTGCAATTCTGGGTTCTTTATTTATTTTGGTTTTTGCAGTGGACTTTGTTAAGT
The window above is part of the Syntrophales bacterium genome. Proteins encoded here:
- a CDS encoding DUF2283 domain-containing protein codes for the protein MGEVIKVWYDKEGDYLEVLFERKTGYFKETENDAVMEKVDNEGNVIGFSILKVSALKKQRPLSIELKKHVA
- a CDS encoding tetratricopeptide repeat protein, encoding MSQKYDEANSLYKTAHSLSEQGNPENALKHYRAALELLKDMGDRDAQARVLNNMGHIHVQRCEWDDALKCFKEAKSIFEATNDKLGMADQLQNIGSVHRDKEEYDASLGHYQDSLSLYEELSETCSIANQMTNIGYIYAMTNKPLQAVEWFEKALPLYEQIGESKRAYLTRKNIENLRCR
- a CDS encoding DUF4037 domain-containing protein, whose protein sequence is MMKGLELAESYYLACGVPMLKEKFAPYADRIAAGLVGDGSECLGFDDEISQDHDWGPGFCLWLIEEDFQAIGNALNDALSKLPQTFGGYGPRQMSEWGTGRVGAFEISRFYSNFISVNCIPADLNQWLFIPEDCLSACTDGKVFHDPLGEFTRWRDALLAFYPEDVRLKKIASRCMTIAQSGQYNFKRCVQRKEYFAAQYAETKFCADVISLIFLLNKRYTPFYKWMHRALKELPLLGELIHARITDIVISNDYEEKISIVEDICLRIIDELRNQGLSDAESSFLLDHGPQIQSKIKDKQLRERNVWVG
- a CDS encoding NAD-dependent epimerase/dehydratase family protein is translated as MRNILIIGGSYFVGRVFVEELVKKAGYSIYVVNRGNVPLNMEGMHEIVCDRNDGDGLRHKLPSLDRLAIVDFCAYEPRDIKNLISVLPEGSFKQYIYISTTSIYKDTLQLPVMEDSPKLTGPQPELGPQMANYAFNKWLGELELMKQCRQRKCHYTCLRPAIIYGKYNYAPRESWFFDMIHQDKTIVLPDNELALFQFVSVWDVAKIIIACLENEKVFDKAFNLSAGDLVSYRRFVEVLKEITGKRISVRTESIATIDQQRIPLPFPLDKHLIYSGALIQQVLGLQYTPFKEGMRQTYEYYKQKNA